The segment AGGAACACGGTCTGGATATCGGTGTATTTCAGGCCAGCGTCTTCAAGGGCCCGCACCAGCAGGTAGTGAACGTTGGAGCCTTTGTTGAGCACGACCTTTTTGCCTTTGAGGTCTTTGACCGAGGTGATCGGTGAGTCCTTGGGCACCAGAATCGCTTCGCTGGTAGGGGCTGGTGGCTCGTAGGCCACGTAGAGCAGGTCGGCGCCGGCGGCCTGGGCGAACACGGGCGGGGTTTCGCCGGTCACGCCGAAGTCGATGGAGCCCACGTTCAGGCCCTCAAGCAGTTGCGGGCCGCCGGGGAATTCGGTCCATTGCACGTCAACGCCCTGCTCGGCCAGACGCTTGTCCAGCGTGCCTTTGGCCTTGAGCAGCATCAGCGTGCCGTATTTTTGATAACCGATGCGCAGGGTATCGGCTTGAGCCTGGGTAACAGCGCCGAAGGACACAGCCGCAGCTAACAGTGCGACCAGACCGCGACGCAAAATGACAGGGCGCATGGCGCTCTCCTTTTGAGGTTCGAGATTCGGGTAGCACCTGCCGAGCCGTTAGCGGATCAGTAAGGTGGTGAAGCGTGTTGCTGTCTGTGGGGATCTTGCTTTAAATGCTCCAGCGAGCCGTGACCAGGCGCTCGTTGAGGATGCCGGGATCCAGTGGTTTGGGGCGTCGCGCCAGGGCGCTGTAGAACTGTTCAAGGGATTCGTTCATGCGCTGTTCCAGCACGGGCACCAGTTGCGCTTGTGCGCTGCCTTCGCCGTAAGCGATCTGGCTGTCTTCGGCAAAAATGCCGTGCAGCATTTCCTGAGCCTTGAGCGCCGACAGTACGGGCTTGAGTGCGTAGTCCACGGCCAGCATATGGGCGATGCTGCCACCGGTGGCGATGGGCAACACCACTTTGTGGCTCAGGGCGCGCTCGGGCAGCAAGTCGAGTACGGTTTTGAGTGCGCCGCTGAACGAGGCCTTGTAAACCGGCGTCGCAATCACCAGGCCGTCGGCGTTTTCAATCTGTTGTAGCAGGTCGATAATTTTTGGGCTGTCGAAGCGTGCGTGCAGCAAGTCTTCGGCCGGGAAATCACGTACCTGATAACTCACCACTTCGACGCCTTGCTGGTTGAGCCAGCGTTTGGCGTGCTCCAGCAACACTCCCGAACGGGATCGTTGGCTTGGGCTTCCTCCGAGTGTCACGACCAGCATCTAGACGTTTCCTTGAATGAATATGTGCAATTCGCTGTTAGCGTTTTCGCTTGAGTGAACAGACCTTAACAGGTGATTTATATATCTATAAATCATATTTATTCATTTGTTTATTCTTAAAATGCATATGCGATTTTGTTAAATGAAACGCAAAAAAAAGGCCGTCGAAACGGCCAAAAACCCTGTGGAAGACACTGGCAAACTGAGTAGTCGCTGCCGTAGGCTGCGAAGGATTGCGCAGCAACCCGTTTATCCGAGTCGCCTCAGTCCTTCGCAGCCTGCGGGTGTATGGATTACTTATTTGGCTGCGGCGTGAGGCGCAGGTAGGGCTTCACGGCGCGGTAGCCCTTGGGGAAGCGTTTCTTGATTTCGTCTTCGTCCTTGAGCGATGGCACGATGACCACCTCGTCGCCGTCCTGCCAGTTGGCCGGTGTCGCGACTTTGTGGCTGTCCGTCAGTTGCAGGGAATCAATCACCCGCAGAATTTCGTTGAAGTTGCGCCCGGTGCTGGCCGGATAGGTGATGGTCAGGCGGATTTTTTTGTTCGGGTCAATCACGAACAGCGAGCGCACAGTCAGGGTGTCGCTGGCATTGGGGTGGATCAGGTCGTAGAGGTCGGACACCTTGCGATCGGCATCGGCCAGGATCGGGAAGTTGACCACGGTGTTCTGGGTCTCGTTGATGTCTTCGATCCACTTGTGGTGCGAATCCACCGGGTCTACCGACAGCGCGATGGCTTTGACGCCACGCTTGGCAAACTCATCCTTGAGCTTGGCGGTAAAGCCCAGTTCGGTGGTGCACACCGGGGTGAAGTCCGCCGGGTGCGAGAACAACACGCCCCAGCTGTCGCCCAGCCATTCATGGAAGTGAATCTTGCCAGCGCTGGAATCCTGTTCGAAATCGGGGGCGATGTCGCCGAGTCTGAGGCTCATGGTGCAGTTCCTTTTTATAGGGAATGGCAGGGCGTGATGGCTTTACTCTGCCTGCGTCACGAGTTAATTAAAAAGAATAAATATCGATTTGGTTAGGCCTGAATGGAATATTAAAAACTGTTTCATTGGACGCAACAATGCACCAGGTCCAGTCTGGACTCAGTTGGGCAAGGGGAGCGGCAGGGAGCTGCGACATTTGAATGTGTTGCGAATTGACCGTTCAGGTCTTCGGTAAACACCCTGCCCGGCATTGCGCCGGGCAGGATTTTTCTAAACTTTGATCTACACCAGGCTTACAGCAACGGGATCGAGTAGCTGACGATCAGACGGTTTTCGTCTTGATCACGCTGGCCAGCGATGTCGTTGCGCCACATGGCGTTTTTCCACATGAAGCCCAGGTTTTTCAGCGTGCCTTCCTGGATAACGTAAGCCACGGTGATATCGCGTTCCCACTCGGAAGCGCCATTGCTGGTCTGCACACGGTTGGCGTTATAGGTGTCGATGTTATCGCCACGCAGGTAAACCGCACCCGCCGTCAGGCCAGGAACGCCCACTTTAGCGAAGTCATACGAGTAGCGTGCCTGCCAGGTGCGTTCGCCAGCACGGGCAAATTTCGAGATCTGCATGTCGGTAGGGATGTAAGCCGATGCACCGTCGCCCTGGTTCAGGAACGGGAAGTCGCTGCTGCCGTTGCTGACCTGATAACCGCCACCGAAGGTGTGACCTTCAACGGTGTACAGGAACAGGCCGCTGATCAGGTTGTTGTCGACCTTGCCCTTGCCGTTGGCCTGGGTGTGGTAATCGCCTGTGGTGTAGTAGGCCGGCTCGTTACCGTTCTTGCCGTCGTCGGAGCTGTTGAAGTAACGCAGGTCAGATTTCAACACGCCCGGGCCAATGGACCAGTTGTGGGTCAGCCCCAGAAAGTGTTGCTTGTAGAAGTCTTCCAGGTTGCCGTAGTAGTACTGCAGCAACAGGTCTTTGTTGAGTTTGTAGTCAACGCCGCCGTAGTAGAACTTGTTAACGAACTTGCCCGCGCTGTAGTTCGAGCTACCGTTGGCGCCGCCAAGCGACAGGCCTTCGTTGTTGCTGGAGTTACGACCCTTGGCGTGTTCGATCTGGCCGCCGGTGAAGGTCAGGTCCTTGAACTCGCTGGAGGTGATCTGGCCACCCTGGAAGGTTTGCGGCAGCAAACGACCGTCGTTGCTGACGATAACCGGCAGTTTTGGCTGCAGGGTACCGATGCGCAGTTCGGTCTGGGAAATCTTGGCTTTAGCGGTCAGGCCCAGGCTGGAGAAATCGTCTACAGCGTGGTTGCCGTCGCTTGGGAATACCGAGCCGCCAGCATTCAGACCCGTCGGGTTGCCGTGTTTGGCTGCGCTGGAGTCAAGTTTGACGCCCAGCAGGCCAATGGCGTCCACACCAAAGCCGACTGTGCCCTGGGTGAAACCCGAGGTGTAGTCCAGCTGGAAGCCTTGGCCCCATTCAGCGGTGTAGTTGGAGTTTTTCGGCGCACCCGAATCACGGTTGTCGTTGTTGATGTAGAAGTTACGCAGTTTCAGCGTGGCTTTGCTGTCTTCAATGAAGCCTGCAGCGCTTGCTTGTTGTGCCAACAACCCTACGGCCACAGCGATGGCCAAGGTGGACTTGTTCATTGTGTTGCTCCTTTGCGTTTCTAATTTTTGTATTTCATTAGCCCCGGATCTGAGGTCTGGGTGCTGCAGATGCGCGATTAGCGCCAGACGGTGACTGGCAAGTCAATCGTAACCAATCATGTCTACGACCTTTGTCTAGTCTCCCGTCGTTTGTGCGCAGATTAATGGCTATTTAATAAACCTAAAAAGAATTATTTATGATCTTTTAAGATCGAATAGACATAAAGCAGGATATTTCCTACGCGCACGAAAAGGAATGCTATCGGTCTTTCGTCTAATTCCTAAACATAATTTCATGAATCTTTTAATAGCGTTTGGTTCTTAAACCCTGGCTTCGATCACAGACAGGGAAAATGCCTTGGCATCTGTGGCACGAGCCTGCCTGCGGATGTCGCGGAACTACATAAGCTAATGCTTAAAAGTTATTTATTTAGAGTTTCTTAGATCATTTAACCTCGCATTCTGCCGATATCCGGCCGCCTGCCGAGGAGCTTCCTGATGAAATTGCATTCTCCCTTACGCCTTCTGGCTGCTTTGTCTCTGGCGGGTGCCAGCTTCTTTGCGCAGGCCGCCAGCACGGATGTCACCGTGGCTTACCAGACCACCGTGGACCCGGCAAAAGTTGCCCAGGCCGATGGCGCCTACGAGAAAGCCACGGGGGCCAAGATCAACTGGCGCAAGTTCGATAACGGTGCCGACATCATTGCCGCCATCGCCTCGGGAGATGTGCAGATTGCTTACCTGGGCTCAAGCCCGCTGACGGCAGCAGTGACTCGCAACGTTCCGGTTGAAACCTTTCTGATCGCTACCCAGCTGGGCGGCTCTGAAGCTCTGGTCGCTCGCGACGGTTCCGGCATCAACGGCCCGCAGGATCTGGTCGGCAAAAAAGTGGCCGTGCCCTTTGTGTCCACCGGTCATTACAGCCTGCTGGCTGCTTTGAAGCACTGGAACATCGACCCTTCGAAAGTACAGATTCTGAACCTGGCGCCACCGGCCATCGTGGCGGCCTGGAAGCGTGGCGATATCGATGCCACCTACGTGTGGGATCCGGCACTGGGTACGGCCAAGGAAAACGGCAAGGTGCTGATTACTTCGGGTGAGCTGG is part of the Pseudomonas sp. ML2-2023-3 genome and harbors:
- a CDS encoding sulfonate ABC transporter substrate-binding protein, encoding MRPVILRRGLVALLAAAVSFGAVTQAQADTLRIGYQKYGTLMLLKAKGTLDKRLAEQGVDVQWTEFPGGPQLLEGLNVGSIDFGVTGETPPVFAQAAGADLLYVAYEPPAPTSEAILVPKDSPITSVKDLKGKKVVLNKGSNVHYLLVRALEDAGLKYTDIQTVFLPPADARAAFERGSVDAWVIWDPYQAAAEQQLQARTLRDASGIADNHQFYLATKPYAEQHPKVIETLVDEVRNIGEWAKAHPDDVTQQVAPLLGLSPEITLTAVKRQGYGAQFLTPEVVNAQQKIADTFYQLKLIPKPLVVKDVIWTPPANLAKAN
- the ssuE gene encoding NADPH-dependent FMN reductase gives rise to the protein MLVVTLGGSPSQRSRSGVLLEHAKRWLNQQGVEVVSYQVRDFPAEDLLHARFDSPKIIDLLQQIENADGLVIATPVYKASFSGALKTVLDLLPERALSHKVVLPIATGGSIAHMLAVDYALKPVLSALKAQEMLHGIFAEDSQIAYGEGSAQAQLVPVLEQRMNESLEQFYSALARRPKPLDPGILNERLVTARWSI
- a CDS encoding peroxiredoxin; the encoded protein is MSLRLGDIAPDFEQDSSAGKIHFHEWLGDSWGVLFSHPADFTPVCTTELGFTAKLKDEFAKRGVKAIALSVDPVDSHHKWIEDINETQNTVVNFPILADADRKVSDLYDLIHPNASDTLTVRSLFVIDPNKKIRLTITYPASTGRNFNEILRVIDSLQLTDSHKVATPANWQDGDEVVIVPSLKDEDEIKKRFPKGYRAVKPYLRLTPQPNK
- a CDS encoding OprD family porin, which produces MNKSTLAIAVAVGLLAQQASAAGFIEDSKATLKLRNFYINNDNRDSGAPKNSNYTAEWGQGFQLDYTSGFTQGTVGFGVDAIGLLGVKLDSSAAKHGNPTGLNAGGSVFPSDGNHAVDDFSSLGLTAKAKISQTELRIGTLQPKLPVIVSNDGRLLPQTFQGGQITSSEFKDLTFTGGQIEHAKGRNSSNNEGLSLGGANGSSNYSAGKFVNKFYYGGVDYKLNKDLLLQYYYGNLEDFYKQHFLGLTHNWSIGPGVLKSDLRYFNSSDDGKNGNEPAYYTTGDYHTQANGKGKVDNNLISGLFLYTVEGHTFGGGYQVSNGSSDFPFLNQGDGASAYIPTDMQISKFARAGERTWQARYSYDFAKVGVPGLTAGAVYLRGDNIDTYNANRVQTSNGASEWERDITVAYVIQEGTLKNLGFMWKNAMWRNDIAGQRDQDENRLIVSYSIPLL
- the tauA gene encoding taurine ABC transporter substrate-binding protein, translating into MKLHSPLRLLAALSLAGASFFAQAASTDVTVAYQTTVDPAKVAQADGAYEKATGAKINWRKFDNGADIIAAIASGDVQIAYLGSSPLTAAVTRNVPVETFLIATQLGGSEALVARDGSGINGPQDLVGKKVAVPFVSTGHYSLLAALKHWNIDPSKVQILNLAPPAIVAAWKRGDIDATYVWDPALGTAKENGKVLITSGELGKLGAPTFDAWIVRKDYAAKHPEVVKQFAKVTLDAYADYHKDPKAWLANQSNIDKVVKLSGAKATDIPLLLQGNVYPLAADQVVLLGAPTTKALADTAAFLKEQKKVDAVLPDYAPSVNATFVTQ